The Leptospira mtsangambouensis sequence AATGATATTTATCTTTTCCACTTTGGGACTACTTTCTGGCCGTCCTGTAGTAGAATTCTATTATCAAATTTCCTCTATCTTAATTCTTCTTTGTTATAACTTTATTGTTCTTTATTCGTTAAATAAATCTGGAAAATACCTCAATATCTTTAAATTTCTCTCTTCCTTTTTAGAGATATCTTTACTAACTTTTGTTATAGGTTATACCGCACAGGCTCAAAAAAACCCAAGCCTTGTTTATGCGGCTCCTATGGTTTATGTTTTCTTTATTCTCATTGCACTTGCTTCCATACGCAATAATACGAAAGCGATTATCTCAGCAGTGGTTGTCTTGATTGTAGAGTATGCATTCTTAACCATATACTTCTATTCAGATATGTCCGATTTGAATACAAAACTCATCGAGTTGTCTTCCTATCTAAAACCAAACTTTTTAGAAGAGAACAGCACATTCTTTTTGGTAAGTGGTGTGCCGATGGGAATTTTTCTCATCCTTCTCTACATGATCGTTACTGGTGGATTGATATTATATGCAATCCAAAATACTTCTCGTACGACCCATGAACAAGCAGACTTAATTTTTAATGCGGAAAGACAGGCTATCCTAGAAGAGAATATGCATCTCGGCATGGAATTGGAAGTAGCGAGGCAAATCCAAGCAATGGTTCTCCCTCGTAATGAAGAACTAAAAGACATTCAAGAATTAGAAATTTCCGCCAGAATGGATGCGGCGAAGGAAGTGGGTGGAGACTATTATGATGTAATCCACCATGAAGATGGAACAGTATATGTTGGGATCGGAGATGTTACAGGCCATGGTCTTGCATCTGGGGTTGTGATGCTCATGACTCAAT is a genomic window containing:
- a CDS encoding PP2C family protein-serine/threonine phosphatase, with the protein product MQQSPSNENRFVLTNYYKKQLNEIAYQGEFRAEIFATKFRFYFLGMIFIFSTLGLLSGRPVVEFYYQISSILILLCYNFIVLYSLNKSGKYLNIFKFLSSFLEISLLTFVIGYTAQAQKNPSLVYAAPMVYVFFILIALASIRNNTKAIISAVVVLIVEYAFLTIYFYSDMSDLNTKLIELSSYLKPNFLEENSTFFLVSGVPMGIFLILLYMIVTGGLILYAIQNTSRTTHEQADLIFNAERQAILEENMHLGMELEVARQIQAMVLPRNEELKDIQELEISARMDAAKEVGGDYYDVIHHEDGTVYVGIGDVTGHGLASGVVMLMTQSAFITTLRSKVISLRESLRSINSILFSNIHVRMNDIRNLTLSLFSFKNGVFTTAGQHETIMVYRHASKKTEIIDTADNGMLVGLTESIDEFIHEKQIPLHPKDIILLYTDGATEAENPKKEQFGSNRLIQSLEKHAELGTTDAILEAIFKDIYVFINGMDVYDDITIMIMRKRG